In one Scyliorhinus canicula chromosome 3, sScyCan1.1, whole genome shotgun sequence genomic region, the following are encoded:
- the LOC119963401 gene encoding short coiled-coil protein isoform X2 translates to MMNTEMEVIDPENQVELEEKTRLINQVLELQHTLEELSARVDAVKEENLKLKSENQVLGQYIENLMSASSVFQTTDTKSKRK, encoded by the exons TAATCGACCCAGAGAACCAGGTAGAATTAGAAGAGAAGACACGACTGATTAATCAAGTGTTGGAGCTTCAACACACTTTAGAAG AGCTGTCTGCACGTGTGGATGCTGTTAAAGAAGAGAATCTGAAGCTAAAGTCTGAAAATCAAGTTCTTGGACAGTACATAGAAAATCTCATGTCGGCCTCTAGTGTGTTCCAGACAACAGACACAAAAAGCAAACGAAAATAA